In the genome of Myxococcus stipitatus, one region contains:
- a CDS encoding type I polyketide synthase — protein sequence MSEVLEKLVRGLSPEKRVSLARMLLRSVGEAVPEKRAEPIAIIGMGCRFPGGASDPASFWKLLRGGVDTVQEVPRERWDVDAHYDADPSAPGKMYTRHGTFLEGIDLFDPYFFGIPPRAAANLDPQHRLLLEVTWEALENAGLSPKSLAGSKTGVFIGGATGDYTKLLQGNGPERIDVSYLTGSLLTFATGRLSHLLDLQGPNLGVDTACSSSLVAVHLACQSLRSGESTLALVGGVNLILLPEGMVTTCKSRMLAVDGRCKSFDAAADGYGRGEGCGMVVLKPLSRAMEEGDNILAVIRGTAVNQGGHSSDLTVPNGLAQQAVIRGALADAGLEPSQVDFIEAHGTGTSLGDPIEMRALGAVFEPKKARGEVLRVGSVKTNIGHLEYAAGIAGLIKLVLSLQHRELPPHLHFKRGNPYIPWDELPVEVPTQRTPWEAREGRRVGGVSSFGASGTNAHVVLEEAPEVVRKEEKEAGRAHVLTLSARSEKALRELAGKYARGAEGAVGDVCFTANEGRGRYGQRVAVVGRTLEELKEELGRYEREGVVEKGAVGQAKKVGGEEVVLLFTGQGVQAEGMGRELYETEETFREEMRKCDEVVRRETGESLVEVLYGGKGKLLEKSRVSQAALFAVEWSLAQVWKKWGVKPAAVMGHSLGEYVAACVAGVMGWEEGLKLVMERGRLMEGLEEGGRMVAVMCGEEEVRREGGGGLIAAVNGPEEVVLSGREGEVEEVVERLRGKGKESRRLKTTHAFHSALMEPMREEFERVAGKVRMERGTVEWVSNVSGREVKGDEAREGKYWGRQLREPVRWWEGLRGLYEKGYRVFVEVGPKATLTGIGKRYLGEAEWVGSLKPGRSDWEELLGSAARLYVKGVEVKWGEVEGGRERRRVPLPTYPFQRERFWVDSLIPNTDVLVSFYRSVAQLAEGNVSGESPSLRFATFREPVPGFSWVAMYRPAADPEKAAMYRTFYELALKSNQEMARTLYRGLDFSSFKRVLDIGCGHAADLIDMARAHSHLELHGCNISPDQIEAGRQRIRALGLDGRISLHYQDSSRDPFPATYDLAIAFQVIHHIRNKADLFANLSRSLREGGFLVMAETVSNMTTTIEHPESTTQFVPQAEWAELLARNHLRVVEAVEASQEIAHFLHDPDFERNFADVARGTDEVTQKHLHGIHMLGELLRRRLAAYLLLTVTKDESLDVDAIRRINLERLGDRVAYGKTCDAVAAGTYVLPPVPDAATLQAASLTASTFSKDLLSAEPAQRGPLLDSYLRELVASLLKMPVARLDSEQPLNTLGLDSLLSLELKHKIHAETGVNMQLDELLQGASVAHLSQRLAEQLNGGARTQGAGPDWEEGEL from the coding sequence ATGAGTGAAGTACTGGAGAAGCTGGTGCGAGGGCTCTCGCCCGAGAAGCGTGTGAGCCTTGCCAGGATGTTGTTGCGCTCGGTGGGAGAGGCTGTCCCGGAGAAGAGGGCGGAGCCCATCGCCATCATCGGAATGGGGTGTCGCTTCCCGGGCGGTGCGAGCGACCCGGCCTCCTTCTGGAAGCTCCTGCGCGGCGGTGTGGACACGGTCCAGGAGGTGCCTCGGGAGCGCTGGGATGTCGATGCGCACTACGACGCCGACCCGTCGGCTCCTGGGAAGATGTACACGCGGCATGGGACCTTCCTGGAAGGGATTGACCTCTTCGACCCGTACTTCTTCGGCATCCCTCCCCGCGCGGCGGCGAACCTGGACCCGCAGCATCGCCTGCTCCTGGAGGTGACGTGGGAGGCGCTGGAGAACGCGGGGCTCTCGCCGAAGAGCCTCGCGGGAAGCAAGACGGGCGTTTTCATCGGCGGGGCCACGGGCGACTACACGAAGCTCCTCCAGGGCAACGGGCCCGAGCGCATCGACGTGTCCTATCTCACCGGCAGCCTGCTCACGTTCGCGACGGGCAGGCTCTCGCACCTGCTCGACCTGCAGGGGCCGAACCTGGGCGTGGACACGGCCTGTTCCTCGTCGCTCGTCGCCGTGCATCTGGCGTGTCAGAGCCTGCGCTCGGGGGAGAGCACGCTGGCGCTGGTGGGGGGCGTGAACCTCATCCTCCTGCCCGAGGGGATGGTCACCACCTGCAAGTCCCGGATGCTCGCGGTGGATGGGCGCTGCAAGTCCTTCGATGCCGCCGCGGATGGCTACGGCCGAGGCGAGGGCTGCGGCATGGTGGTGCTCAAGCCGCTCTCACGCGCGATGGAGGAGGGGGACAACATCCTCGCCGTCATCCGGGGCACGGCGGTGAACCAGGGTGGGCACAGCAGCGACCTGACGGTGCCCAACGGGCTCGCGCAGCAGGCGGTGATTCGCGGCGCGCTCGCGGACGCGGGGCTCGAGCCCTCCCAGGTGGACTTCATCGAAGCGCATGGCACGGGCACGTCGCTGGGGGACCCCATCGAGATGCGCGCGCTGGGCGCGGTGTTCGAGCCGAAGAAGGCGCGCGGTGAAGTGCTGCGAGTGGGCTCGGTGAAGACGAACATCGGGCACCTGGAGTACGCGGCGGGCATCGCGGGCCTCATCAAGCTCGTGCTGTCCTTGCAGCACCGGGAGCTGCCGCCGCACCTGCACTTCAAGCGAGGCAATCCCTACATCCCATGGGACGAGCTGCCCGTGGAGGTGCCGACCCAACGCACTCCCTGGGAGGCGCGCGAGGGAAGACGCGTGGGAGGCGTGAGCTCGTTTGGCGCGAGCGGGACGAATGCGCACGTCGTGTTGGAAGAGGCGCCGGAGGTGGTGAGGAAGGAAGAGAAGGAGGCGGGCCGGGCACACGTGCTGACGTTGTCGGCGAGGAGCGAGAAGGCGCTGAGGGAGTTGGCGGGGAAGTACGCGAGGGGAGCAGAGGGCGCGGTGGGGGACGTGTGCTTCACGGCGAACGAGGGGAGAGGGAGGTACGGGCAGAGGGTGGCGGTGGTGGGGAGGACGCTGGAGGAGCTGAAGGAGGAGCTGGGGAGGTACGAGAGGGAAGGGGTGGTGGAGAAGGGGGCGGTAGGGCAGGCGAAGAAGGTGGGAGGAGAAGAGGTGGTGCTGCTCTTCACGGGGCAGGGAGTGCAGGCGGAGGGGATGGGGAGGGAGCTGTACGAGACGGAGGAGACGTTCCGGGAGGAGATGAGGAAGTGCGACGAGGTGGTGAGGAGGGAGACAGGGGAGTCGCTGGTGGAGGTGCTGTACGGGGGGAAGGGGAAGTTGCTGGAGAAGAGCCGGGTGTCGCAGGCGGCGTTGTTCGCGGTGGAGTGGAGCCTGGCGCAGGTGTGGAAGAAGTGGGGAGTGAAGCCGGCGGCGGTGATGGGGCACAGCCTGGGTGAGTACGTGGCGGCGTGCGTGGCGGGGGTGATGGGCTGGGAGGAAGGGCTGAAGCTGGTGATGGAGAGAGGGAGGTTGATGGAGGGTTTGGAGGAGGGGGGGAGGATGGTGGCGGTGATGTGCGGGGAGGAGGAGGTGAGGAGGGAGGGAGGAGGAGGGCTGATAGCGGCGGTGAACGGGCCGGAGGAGGTGGTGCTGTCGGGGAGGGAGGGAGAGGTAGAGGAGGTGGTGGAGAGGTTGAGGGGGAAGGGGAAGGAGAGTCGGAGGCTGAAGACGACGCATGCGTTTCATTCGGCGTTGATGGAGCCGATGAGGGAGGAATTCGAGAGGGTGGCGGGGAAGGTGAGGATGGAGAGGGGGACGGTGGAGTGGGTGTCGAACGTGAGTGGGCGGGAGGTGAAGGGGGACGAGGCGAGGGAGGGGAAGTACTGGGGGAGGCAGCTGAGGGAGCCGGTGAGGTGGTGGGAGGGATTGAGGGGGCTGTATGAGAAGGGGTACCGGGTCTTCGTGGAGGTGGGGCCGAAGGCGACGCTGACGGGGATAGGGAAGAGGTACCTGGGGGAAGCGGAGTGGGTGGGGAGCCTGAAGCCGGGGAGGAGTGACTGGGAGGAGCTGCTGGGGAGCGCGGCGAGGCTGTATGTGAAAGGGGTGGAGGTGAAGTGGGGGGAGGTGGAGGGAGGACGGGAGAGGCGGCGAGTGCCACTGCCCACGTATCCCTTTCAACGCGAGCGCTTCTGGGTCGACTCGCTCATTCCCAATACAGATGTCCTGGTGTCGTTCTACCGGTCCGTGGCGCAGCTCGCGGAAGGCAATGTCTCGGGGGAGTCGCCCTCGCTGCGCTTCGCGACGTTTCGCGAACCCGTGCCGGGCTTCTCTTGGGTCGCCATGTACCGTCCCGCAGCCGACCCCGAGAAGGCGGCGATGTACCGGACGTTCTACGAGCTGGCGCTCAAGTCGAATCAGGAGATGGCCAGGACGCTCTACCGGGGCCTCGACTTCTCGTCGTTCAAGCGCGTGCTCGACATCGGGTGTGGCCATGCCGCCGACCTCATCGACATGGCGAGGGCGCACTCCCACCTGGAGCTGCACGGCTGCAACATCTCACCGGACCAGATTGAAGCGGGGCGCCAGCGCATCCGCGCGCTGGGCTTGGATGGGCGAATCTCGCTGCACTACCAGGACAGCTCCCGAGACCCCTTCCCCGCGACCTACGACCTGGCCATCGCGTTCCAGGTCATCCACCACATCCGCAACAAGGCGGACCTGTTCGCGAACCTGAGCCGGAGCCTCCGCGAGGGCGGCTTCCTGGTCATGGCCGAGACGGTCTCGAACATGACCACTACCATCGAGCACCCCGAGTCCACGACCCAGTTCGTGCCTCAGGCCGAGTGGGCGGAGCTGCTCGCGCGCAACCACCTCCGAGTCGTGGAGGCGGTGGAGGCCAGCCAGGAGATCGCCCACTTCCTCCATGACCCCGACTTCGAGCGGAACTTCGCGGACGTGGCTCGCGGGACGGACGAGGTCACCCAGAAGCACCTCCACGGCATCCACATGCTGGGTGAGCTGCTCCGGCGTCGGCTCGCGGCCTATCTCCTGCTCACGGTGACGAAGGACGAGTCGCTGGACGTCGACGCGATTCGCCGCATCAACCTGGAGCGGCTGGGCGACCGGGTGGCCTATGGAAAGACCTGCGACGCCGTCGCGGCGGGCACGTACGTCCTGCCTCCCGTTCCCGATGCGGCGACGCTCCAGGCCGCCTCCCTGACGGCGAGCACCTTCTCCAAGGACCTGCTCAGCGCGGAGCCCGCTCAGCGAGGCCCCCTCCTGGACAGCTACCTGCGCGAGCTGGTCGCGAGCCTCCTGAAGATGCCGGTGGCGCGGCTGGACTCGGAGCAGCCACTCAACACGCTGGGCCTGGACTCGCTGTTGTCGCTGGAGCTGAAGCACAAGATTCACGCGGAGACGGGCGTGAACATGCAGCTCGATGAGCTGTTGCAGGGGGCGAGCGTCGCGCACCTGTCCCAGCGGCTCGCCGAGCAGCTCAACGGCGGAGCGAGGACACAGGGGGCGGGCCCGGACTGGGAAGAAGGCGAACTGTGA
- a CDS encoding type I polyketide synthase: MSTRVETHDPSARLARALMALEKMQARLEASEREKREPIAIIGMACRMPGGAHSPEALWRLLREGRDAIVEVPPDRWPIDDYFDPDPGADGKMYTRWGGFLKGVRLDELDARFFGIAPREAASMDPQQRLMLEVTWEALANAGQVRIANSLTGVFVGVMLNDYSLLQAREADPASMDAYLAFGTDPSFMAGRLSYILGAQGPSMAVNTACSSSLVTVQLACQSLRARESNMAIAGGVSVILAPDGHIVSSRLRSQSPTGRCKTFDASADGYVRGEGCGVVVLKRLSDALADGDPVLALIRGGAVNHDGPSGGLTVPSGSAQEEVIRRALASAGVEPAQVSYVEAHGTATPLGDPIEVRALQKIFAPGRERTQPLCLGSIKTNLGHLEAAAGIAGLMKVVLMLQHREIPPHLHLREPTRAIAWDELPLAIPTQVRPWEVESRRRLAGVSSFGLSGINAHLVIEEAPERKPRVSPPSDASERLAHLLPLSARDEKALRALAETYESWLKNEAVPLEDLCYSASARHSHYEQRLAVVGRTREELADHLEAFLEEEPRPAIAHREASTRRPKVVFVFSGQGSQWPGMARELMRVAPVFRSTLEACDQAMRAHVDGSLVSVLSGEGDGALLEDIGFIQPVLFAISVALAAQWRAWGIEPDAVVGHSMGEVAAAHVAGVLSLEDATRVICRRSALLRRVRGSGGMALVEVPLAQAREALVGFEDRLSIAASNGPTTTVLAGAPEALQQVMVRLQERNVFCRAIKVDVASHSPQVEPLLPDLMEALAGLQPRAACLPVYSTVTGGLTVGLDWDAAYWRRNLREPVLFAPVIQQLLKDHASVFLELSPHPILAQSLERIQRDSGVDGLVLPSLRREEGEREVLLQSLGALHTAGHPIDWRALFPRGGQCVPLPAYPWQRARYWKEPVTEGSRVMRPVLPRTEAVERAEHGDGTASRFYDDSAEAARVLAQDEVYLTFGIQRRRVPGFSWLKSVYGLAEQPEHSGLLLEGQRGLRSVLFRGVRWASVSKVLDFGCGYASDLIALARAHPHLKLDGYTISSEQAALDTERVRARSLQGRVRVFARDSAKEAFPDRYDVAFGFEVATHIADKAALFSNLARALHNGGFLLLADFISNGASAINVEETASYNVNAEEWAELLARHQFRLVEGVDISPEAANFLDDPGFDQHLELVARRFKLSDLVKRNFDAMRNFGKALEKGLMSYALLVAQKDTLASGAYLARVNRAKLGALTPLTAFEDGGAWAAPPEDAEAQVAREWLYELTWPEQARRDSTTKGATGGSWLLLCDRKGVGEALATRLRARGERCLLLQAEPTLSDPAEWKRVLDAWAAESRGAVRGVVHLWSLDLQEALAPDVSAAGEALRLGCGSVLTLTRHLGEAARVWLVTRGAQAVVEGDPVSVAQAPLWGAGRVLALEHPERWGGLVDLSPAPDDAELEALCDELCLSDGEDQLALRGHKRHVARLMRREPPPARDSSWRGDGAYLITGGLGGLGLRTASWLVARGVRHLVLSGRTELPEPETWASYPSDGPHAAALQAVRGLQSQGASVRYVRCDMGEPAQVRALIDACRTGPVPLVGILHAAGTAEPRAWRETDTRVLTSVFQPKALGAWLLHELTQDLPLHCFVLFSSAASVWGSQNMAAYASANHFLDALAHHRKARGLPATSVNWGRWSEGGMAGSEEARRFFSEVGLEVVPTSAALSLLGRLVDAGITQRTVAAVDWARFKPLQEARRRRPLLEHLSVEGSTARASVDRPELLVWLEEAPSGRRHAVLQDYVRREAARVLGAEPSTLEPRRGFFQMGMNSLMSVELKNQLERNLRHKLPSTLAFEHPSVAELSEYLSREVPALAALMASLPEPDALARDESIFELLSEAGRMSEASLDSLVQSLPGGGTHE; this comes from the coding sequence ATGAGTACCCGCGTGGAAACGCACGACCCCAGTGCGCGCCTGGCTCGCGCCCTGATGGCGCTGGAGAAGATGCAGGCGAGGCTGGAAGCCAGTGAACGCGAGAAGCGAGAGCCCATCGCCATCATCGGCATGGCCTGTCGAATGCCCGGCGGCGCGCACAGTCCCGAGGCGCTCTGGCGGTTGCTGCGCGAGGGGCGCGACGCCATCGTCGAGGTGCCACCGGACCGCTGGCCCATCGACGACTACTTCGACCCGGACCCGGGCGCGGACGGAAAGATGTACACGCGGTGGGGTGGCTTCCTGAAAGGGGTTCGCCTCGACGAGCTCGATGCCCGGTTCTTCGGCATCGCTCCGAGGGAAGCCGCGAGCATGGACCCTCAGCAGCGGTTGATGCTGGAGGTGACGTGGGAGGCGCTCGCCAACGCGGGGCAGGTGCGCATCGCGAACAGCCTCACGGGCGTGTTCGTGGGAGTGATGCTCAACGACTACTCGCTGCTCCAGGCGCGAGAGGCGGACCCGGCGTCGATGGACGCCTATCTGGCCTTTGGCACCGACCCGAGCTTCATGGCGGGAAGGCTCTCGTACATCCTGGGGGCGCAAGGCCCGAGCATGGCGGTGAACACCGCGTGCTCGTCGTCGCTCGTGACGGTGCAGCTGGCGTGTCAGAGCCTGCGTGCGCGCGAGAGCAACATGGCCATCGCGGGCGGCGTGAGCGTGATCCTGGCACCGGATGGCCACATCGTCTCGTCGCGGCTCCGCTCCCAGTCCCCCACCGGGCGCTGCAAGACGTTCGATGCCTCCGCCGATGGCTACGTGCGCGGCGAGGGATGTGGCGTCGTGGTGCTCAAGCGTCTTTCGGATGCCTTGGCTGATGGGGACCCGGTCCTGGCCCTCATCCGAGGCGGCGCGGTCAACCACGATGGCCCCAGCGGAGGGCTCACCGTCCCCAGCGGTTCCGCGCAGGAGGAGGTGATTCGCAGGGCCCTGGCGAGCGCGGGAGTGGAGCCCGCGCAGGTGAGCTACGTCGAGGCCCACGGCACGGCGACACCGCTCGGAGACCCGATCGAGGTCCGAGCGCTCCAGAAGATCTTCGCGCCCGGTCGCGAGCGCACGCAGCCCCTGTGCCTGGGGTCCATCAAGACGAACCTCGGGCACCTGGAGGCGGCGGCGGGCATCGCGGGGCTGATGAAGGTGGTGCTGATGCTCCAGCACCGGGAGATTCCGCCGCATCTTCACCTGAGGGAGCCCACGCGAGCCATTGCGTGGGATGAGCTGCCCCTGGCGATTCCGACCCAGGTGCGCCCGTGGGAGGTGGAGTCGAGGCGCCGGCTGGCGGGAGTCAGCTCCTTCGGACTGAGCGGCATCAACGCCCACCTCGTCATCGAAGAGGCGCCGGAGCGGAAGCCGCGTGTTTCACCGCCTTCGGATGCGTCGGAGCGTCTCGCGCACCTGCTGCCGCTGTCCGCGCGCGACGAGAAGGCGCTCCGCGCGCTCGCGGAGACCTATGAGTCCTGGCTGAAGAACGAGGCGGTCCCGCTGGAAGACCTCTGCTACTCGGCGAGCGCACGGCACAGTCACTACGAGCAGCGGCTGGCGGTGGTGGGCCGCACGCGAGAAGAGCTGGCGGACCACCTGGAGGCCTTCCTCGAGGAGGAGCCTCGTCCGGCCATAGCGCATCGCGAGGCCTCCACGCGCCGGCCGAAGGTGGTGTTCGTCTTCTCGGGGCAGGGCTCCCAGTGGCCAGGCATGGCGCGAGAGCTGATGCGTGTCGCGCCCGTCTTCCGCTCCACGCTGGAGGCGTGTGACCAGGCGATGCGGGCCCACGTCGACGGCTCGCTCGTGTCCGTGCTCTCGGGAGAGGGCGATGGGGCACTGCTGGAGGACATCGGCTTCATCCAACCGGTGTTGTTCGCCATCTCGGTGGCGCTCGCGGCGCAGTGGCGCGCGTGGGGAATCGAGCCCGACGCTGTCGTGGGACACAGCATGGGCGAGGTGGCCGCGGCGCATGTCGCGGGAGTGCTGAGCCTGGAGGACGCGACGCGGGTCATCTGCCGGCGCAGCGCGCTGTTGCGGAGGGTCCGAGGCAGTGGAGGCATGGCGCTCGTGGAGGTCCCCCTGGCGCAGGCCCGCGAGGCCCTGGTGGGGTTCGAGGACCGCCTCTCCATCGCCGCGAGCAATGGCCCGACGACCACGGTGCTGGCGGGCGCACCGGAGGCCCTTCAGCAGGTCATGGTGCGGCTCCAGGAGCGCAACGTCTTCTGTCGGGCCATCAAGGTCGACGTCGCCTCGCACTCTCCACAGGTGGAGCCGTTGCTGCCCGACCTGATGGAGGCGCTCGCCGGGCTCCAGCCGAGGGCCGCCTGTCTTCCCGTCTACTCCACCGTGACGGGAGGGCTGACGGTGGGGCTGGACTGGGATGCGGCCTATTGGCGGCGCAACCTGCGTGAGCCGGTGCTGTTCGCGCCCGTCATCCAGCAGCTCCTGAAGGACCACGCGAGTGTCTTCCTGGAGCTCAGTCCCCATCCCATCCTGGCGCAGAGCCTGGAGCGGATTCAGCGGGACTCGGGCGTGGACGGCCTCGTGCTGCCGTCGCTGCGGCGGGAGGAAGGCGAGCGGGAGGTTCTCCTCCAATCGCTGGGGGCGTTGCACACGGCGGGGCACCCCATCGACTGGCGAGCCCTCTTCCCTCGCGGTGGCCAGTGTGTGCCGCTGCCCGCCTATCCCTGGCAGCGCGCGCGATACTGGAAGGAGCCGGTGACCGAAGGCTCGCGCGTGATGCGCCCCGTGCTGCCTCGAACCGAGGCCGTGGAGCGGGCTGAGCACGGGGATGGAACGGCCTCGCGCTTCTATGACGACTCCGCGGAAGCCGCGCGGGTGCTCGCGCAGGACGAGGTCTACCTGACGTTCGGCATCCAGCGGCGGCGCGTGCCTGGGTTCTCCTGGCTCAAGAGTGTCTACGGGCTCGCGGAGCAACCCGAGCACTCAGGGCTGCTGCTGGAAGGACAGCGGGGCCTGCGCTCGGTGCTGTTCCGAGGGGTGCGCTGGGCCTCGGTGAGCAAGGTGCTCGACTTCGGCTGTGGCTACGCCTCGGACCTCATCGCGCTGGCGCGGGCGCATCCGCACCTGAAGCTGGATGGCTACACCATCTCCTCGGAGCAGGCGGCCCTCGACACCGAGCGGGTCCGGGCGCGGAGCCTTCAAGGTCGGGTCCGGGTCTTCGCGCGAGACAGCGCGAAGGAGGCATTTCCGGACCGCTACGACGTGGCCTTCGGCTTCGAGGTCGCCACGCACATCGCCGACAAGGCCGCGCTGTTCTCGAACCTCGCGCGTGCGCTCCACAACGGCGGGTTCCTGCTCCTGGCGGACTTCATCTCGAACGGGGCCTCGGCCATCAACGTCGAGGAGACCGCGTCGTACAACGTCAACGCGGAGGAGTGGGCGGAGCTGCTGGCCCGTCATCAGTTCCGCCTGGTGGAGGGCGTGGACATCAGCCCCGAGGCCGCGAACTTCCTCGACGACCCTGGGTTCGACCAACACCTGGAGCTCGTGGCCCGGCGGTTCAAGCTGAGCGACCTGGTGAAGCGGAACTTCGATGCCATGCGCAACTTCGGCAAGGCGCTCGAGAAGGGGCTGATGAGCTATGCCCTGCTGGTCGCGCAGAAGGACACGCTCGCCAGTGGTGCGTACCTGGCGCGGGTGAATCGCGCGAAGCTCGGGGCACTGACGCCGCTGACGGCCTTCGAGGACGGCGGAGCGTGGGCGGCGCCACCGGAGGACGCGGAGGCGCAGGTCGCGCGTGAGTGGCTCTATGAGCTGACCTGGCCCGAACAGGCCCGGCGCGACTCGACGACAAAGGGCGCGACGGGTGGAAGCTGGCTGCTCCTCTGCGACCGGAAGGGCGTCGGAGAGGCACTGGCCACCCGCCTGCGTGCACGAGGCGAGCGCTGCCTGCTGCTTCAGGCCGAGCCGACGCTCTCTGACCCCGCGGAATGGAAACGAGTCCTCGATGCGTGGGCCGCGGAGAGTCGTGGCGCCGTTCGCGGCGTGGTGCACCTGTGGAGCCTGGACCTGCAGGAGGCCTTGGCTCCCGATGTGTCGGCGGCAGGCGAAGCGCTGAGGCTCGGCTGCGGGAGTGTGCTGACTCTGACGCGGCACCTGGGCGAGGCCGCGCGCGTGTGGCTGGTGACTCGAGGGGCGCAAGCGGTGGTGGAGGGGGACCCGGTGTCCGTCGCGCAGGCACCGCTCTGGGGCGCGGGTCGCGTCCTCGCGCTGGAGCATCCCGAGCGTTGGGGCGGACTGGTGGACCTCTCACCCGCGCCGGATGACGCGGAGCTGGAGGCGCTGTGCGACGAGCTGTGTCTCTCGGATGGAGAGGACCAGCTCGCGCTTCGGGGGCACAAGCGCCACGTCGCGAGGTTGATGCGGCGCGAGCCTCCACCCGCGCGTGACTCCTCCTGGCGCGGCGACGGCGCGTACCTCATCACGGGTGGGCTCGGTGGGCTCGGTCTCAGGACGGCCAGCTGGCTCGTCGCGCGAGGTGTCCGTCACCTCGTCCTGTCAGGGCGCACCGAGCTGCCCGAGCCGGAGACCTGGGCCTCCTATCCGAGTGACGGTCCGCATGCGGCAGCGCTCCAGGCGGTCCGAGGGCTCCAGTCACAAGGCGCCTCGGTGCGGTACGTGCGCTGTGACATGGGGGAGCCCGCCCAGGTGCGCGCGCTCATCGACGCGTGTCGGACGGGCCCTGTTCCACTCGTGGGCATCCTCCACGCGGCGGGAACCGCCGAGCCTCGCGCATGGCGGGAGACGGACACGCGGGTGCTGACCTCCGTGTTTCAACCCAAGGCGCTGGGCGCGTGGCTGTTGCATGAGCTGACCCAGGACCTCCCGCTGCATTGCTTCGTGTTGTTCTCCTCCGCGGCGTCCGTGTGGGGCTCGCAGAACATGGCGGCCTATGCCTCGGCGAACCACTTCCTGGACGCGCTGGCGCACCACCGAAAGGCGCGAGGACTCCCAGCGACGAGCGTCAACTGGGGACGCTGGAGCGAGGGAGGCATGGCGGGCTCGGAGGAGGCCCGGCGCTTCTTCTCGGAGGTGGGCTTGGAGGTGGTGCCCACGTCCGCGGCGCTCTCACTGCTCGGGCGTCTGGTGGATGCGGGAATCACCCAGCGGACCGTGGCGGCGGTGGACTGGGCTCGGTTCAAGCCACTTCAGGAGGCGCGGCGGCGGCGCCCGTTGCTCGAACACCTCTCGGTGGAGGGGTCGACGGCGCGCGCGAGCGTGGACCGGCCCGAGCTGTTGGTGTGGTTGGAAGAGGCGCCCTCGGGGCGTCGCCACGCGGTGCTTCAGGACTACGTCCGGCGCGAGGCGGCGCGGGTGCTGGGCGCGGAGCCCTCGACGCTGGAGCCCCGGCGAGGCTTCTTCCAGATGGGGATGAACTCGCTGATGTCCGTGGAGCTGAAGAACCAGCTCGAGCGGAACCTGCGACACAAGCTCCCCTCGACGCTGGCCTTCGAGCACCCCTCGGTCGCGGAGCTGTCCGAGTACCTGTCCAGGGAAGTGCCCGCGCTCGCGGCGCTCATGGCTTCGTTGCCGGAGCCGGACGCCCTGGCGAGGGACGAAAGCATTTTCGAGCTGTTGAGCGAGGCGGGCCGGATGTCGGAGGCCTCGCTGGATTCGCTGGTCCAATCACTGCCGGGTGGGGGCACACATGAGTGA